A genomic segment from Polyangiaceae bacterium encodes:
- a CDS encoding HIT family protein: MPYIDKPSALAKVEAEAASWTARYDGCAMCAMVDGMPHDVERLAESPVAIAVLDRYATRPGHLLVILRRHVESISSLSWEEYAGVQRLSWEAARALEKVCQPRRIFVAALGAPKKRINSFPHHHVHVIPVDSDGEDARPARVLSWEFGVYVYDEGEARSMGDALRAAWPR, encoded by the coding sequence ATGCCGTACATCGACAAACCATCCGCGCTGGCCAAAGTCGAGGCTGAAGCGGCATCGTGGACCGCCCGATACGATGGCTGCGCGATGTGCGCAATGGTTGACGGAATGCCTCATGATGTCGAGCGATTGGCCGAATCGCCTGTGGCCATTGCAGTTCTCGATCGATATGCCACGCGACCTGGGCATCTGCTCGTGATTTTGCGCCGGCATGTCGAATCGATTTCTTCGTTGTCATGGGAAGAATACGCCGGTGTTCAGCGTCTCTCGTGGGAAGCAGCTCGAGCGTTGGAAAAGGTTTGCCAACCTCGGCGTATTTTCGTCGCAGCGCTCGGAGCGCCAAAGAAGCGCATCAATTCGTTTCCGCACCATCACGTGCACGTGATTCCTGTGGATTCGGATGGCGAAGATGCGCGTCCTGCGCGCGTGCTCTCGTGGGAGTTTGGCGTGTACGTTTACGACGAAGGTGAAGCTCGCTCGATGGGCGACGCACTACGAGCGGCGTGGCCTAGGTAA
- a CDS encoding DUF2169 domain-containing protein — protein MEVLSLGPLYAAGLPWQRQNREWMLTVVCKATFDLVPGELRLSAGQEPINESDNHWDDDVRRSVYAPSDMQPFKKGADVTLVGSAYAPHRQPCRSVLARMVIGTIDKAIEVHADRAWSGEAQITDGPPFTQMPLRYERAQGGPGTPNPVGLVIQPGPLPNLHPARRVGTLQDDGSPVGFAPIAAGWPQRESRLRRHRGSFSHTDWFTRPLPDDIEVEYFNVSPADQRLVEIAPEHEFVLENMHPEHVRLAGRLPGVKPHAFVERPRGPQELTLVGDGLWFDTDRAICTVTWRGQLSLASRDERGRVLIVMPPPRQKLGWEDVQRLAHAYAASKSASKSASSKSPVAQAPTATPRAASAAPSRPAEVPRGRNVFEEDSVETAVLSFDELAHIESANVPHWLAGRVARPAGPAAPAPVQPTPAAPAVAPSPIAAAPVAPAASPPPLVTRQAPVPPKVTAAPVTAASVELPRQTPVDTPPAAPAPPRETSPWAAGAAAAGAMAPTHTPVAAPIVASPAPVEEPRAHAPVRAPRRASVDVVDLLWFDPASVPRIRAAFPAIVDELEFEPVDPKHDLPVDDPNASRDRHDVFGVLTRAQSTDGRGLARSMLDAVSETGRFTPPVVAIAGEIRFPFDEAEHLAAMIAAISPLVTPENKKLEEALGTAREVMKTPILQAPSNIEAVVSELREALRQTKRAATITQLDAHIERVLLEQRKYQKRSVFGDEQIRALCVPAGENTAIPTYLPASLAKMLPLVLRMKVRLLAEAHAQQDQYESHPHALRLLALGRVVAIEGWR, from the coding sequence ATGGAGGTTCTTTCGCTTGGACCGCTCTATGCGGCCGGTCTTCCGTGGCAGCGGCAAAACCGCGAGTGGATGCTCACGGTCGTTTGTAAAGCAACGTTTGATCTCGTTCCGGGTGAGCTGCGGCTTTCGGCGGGACAGGAACCCATCAACGAGAGCGACAACCATTGGGACGACGACGTGCGTCGTAGCGTGTACGCGCCAAGCGACATGCAGCCTTTCAAAAAAGGCGCCGATGTCACGCTCGTCGGCAGCGCCTACGCGCCTCACCGTCAACCTTGTCGATCCGTGCTCGCGCGAATGGTCATCGGCACGATCGACAAAGCCATCGAGGTTCATGCGGACAGGGCGTGGTCGGGGGAAGCGCAAATCACCGATGGCCCGCCCTTTACGCAAATGCCCCTGCGATACGAACGTGCCCAAGGGGGACCCGGAACGCCAAACCCCGTGGGGCTCGTGATTCAACCAGGGCCCCTGCCGAACCTGCACCCAGCGCGTCGAGTTGGCACGCTCCAAGATGATGGATCGCCCGTTGGGTTTGCCCCCATCGCTGCAGGGTGGCCTCAGCGAGAAAGTCGGCTTCGTCGTCACCGTGGCAGTTTCTCCCATACCGATTGGTTCACACGCCCGCTGCCCGACGACATCGAAGTCGAATATTTCAACGTGTCGCCTGCGGATCAACGCCTCGTGGAAATCGCTCCCGAGCACGAGTTCGTCTTGGAAAACATGCATCCCGAGCATGTGCGGCTCGCGGGGCGCTTGCCCGGCGTCAAACCGCATGCATTCGTCGAGCGTCCTCGCGGGCCGCAAGAGTTGACGCTCGTTGGAGATGGTCTTTGGTTCGACACGGACCGAGCCATCTGCACGGTGACGTGGCGCGGGCAATTGTCGCTGGCTAGCCGGGACGAACGGGGCCGCGTGCTCATCGTCATGCCGCCGCCGCGACAGAAACTCGGATGGGAAGACGTGCAGCGATTGGCTCACGCGTACGCAGCGTCGAAGTCCGCGTCGAAGTCGGCGTCGTCGAAGTCCCCCGTGGCGCAGGCGCCGACTGCAACCCCGCGCGCTGCATCTGCGGCGCCTTCGCGGCCCGCCGAAGTGCCTCGAGGACGGAATGTTTTCGAGGAGGATTCCGTTGAAACCGCCGTGCTCTCGTTCGATGAATTGGCGCACATCGAGAGTGCAAATGTGCCGCATTGGTTGGCTGGTCGCGTTGCGCGGCCCGCTGGCCCCGCTGCGCCTGCGCCCGTTCAACCAACGCCTGCCGCGCCTGCGGTTGCGCCTTCTCCCATTGCAGCGGCGCCCGTAGCGCCAGCGGCGAGCCCCCCTCCGCTGGTGACGCGACAAGCGCCCGTTCCACCCAAAGTAACGGCTGCTCCGGTGACGGCAGCGTCCGTTGAATTGCCACGACAAACCCCAGTCGATACGCCCCCGGCAGCACCTGCACCTCCACGCGAAACCAGTCCCTGGGCTGCAGGCGCGGCGGCAGCAGGCGCCATGGCGCCGACGCATACGCCCGTAGCGGCGCCCATCGTGGCGTCTCCCGCTCCCGTCGAAGAGCCACGCGCGCATGCTCCCGTGCGTGCGCCACGAAGGGCGAGCGTGGACGTCGTGGATTTGTTGTGGTTCGATCCTGCAAGCGTCCCACGAATTCGAGCGGCATTTCCTGCCATCGTGGACGAGCTCGAATTCGAGCCGGTCGATCCGAAACACGATTTACCAGTGGACGATCCGAACGCATCGCGGGATCGTCATGATGTTTTCGGTGTGCTCACGCGTGCGCAATCGACGGATGGCCGGGGTTTGGCGCGGTCGATGCTCGATGCGGTCAGTGAGACGGGTCGTTTTACTCCGCCCGTCGTGGCCATTGCGGGTGAAATTCGTTTTCCGTTCGACGAAGCCGAACATCTGGCTGCGATGATTGCTGCCATTTCACCGCTCGTGACGCCCGAAAACAAGAAACTCGAAGAAGCATTGGGCACGGCGCGCGAGGTGATGAAGACCCCCATCCTTCAGGCGCCGTCGAATATCGAAGCCGTCGTGAGCGAGCTTCGAGAGGCGCTCCGACAAACCAAACGGGCCGCGACGATCACGCAGCTCGATGCGCATATCGAACGGGTGCTTCTCGAGCAACGAAAATATCAAAAACGTTCCGTTTTTGGAGACGAACAGATCCGGGCATTGTGCGTGCCTGCCGGCGAAAATACCGCGATTCCGACGTATCTGCCCGCATCGCTTGCGAAGATGTTGCCCCTCGTCTTACGGATGAAAGTTCGGCTCTTGGCAGAAGCTCATGCGCAGCAGGATCAATACGAATCACACCCCCACGCATTGCGTTTGCTCGCGCTCGGGCGCGTCGTTGCCATCGAAGGATGGCGGTGA
- the metG gene encoding methionine--tRNA ligase: MKPLLVTSALPYANGHLHLGHVLEYTMTDIFVRYQRMTGRRVIYICADDTHGTSIMIRARKEGRSEIDVIRDMSIAHQRDFDAFNIQFDHYGSTNSDATRDVCHEIWKALRAAGRIVERDVTQLFDPVAGTFLADRFVKGNCPKCAAPDQYGDSCDKCGSTYAATDLVDPKSTLSGARPEVRSAAHLFVSIEPDRPFLTEWVQSEGRVPKEVANYLAGHFLAEPLRDWDVSRPAPYFGFEIPDAPGHYWYVWFDAPIGYIGTTREWCAVHGESFDKWWRSDETEIVHVIGKDIIYFHTLFWPAMLKSAGYSLPTRVQVHGFLTVNGEKMSKSKGTFILARTYLDHLDASYLRYYYASKLGSRVEDFDLNLEEFVQKVNSELVNKIVNLASRSSRFVAKTGLSAEYPDDGGLFAAAAKAGNEIAEAYASFDFSRAIRLIVGLADRANEYVDRAAPWALAKQPGKEAEVQAACTVALNLYRQIVLYLQPVLPNLAAASGVLLNCPMDRWELAKAPLVGTPVGRYEHLMKRMEMEAVEKMIEAGRAGAASESEAATTATTDGAAPAEDSGDALAKEPIAPECTIEDFTKIDMRVARIIAAEEVPGAKKLLGLTVSLGGGVTRKVFAGIKAHYDPKALIGRLVIVCANLKPRQMKFGTSEGMILAAGDGDSSFVLSPDSGAKPGMRVH; encoded by the coding sequence ATGAAGCCTCTCCTCGTCACCAGCGCTCTGCCCTACGCCAACGGCCATCTCCACCTCGGTCACGTGCTCGAGTACACGATGACGGACATCTTCGTTCGTTACCAGCGGATGACGGGGCGCCGCGTGATCTACATCTGCGCCGACGACACACACGGCACGTCGATCATGATTCGCGCGCGCAAGGAAGGCCGCAGCGAAATCGACGTCATCCGCGACATGAGCATCGCGCATCAGCGTGACTTCGACGCATTCAACATCCAGTTCGACCACTATGGCAGCACCAACTCGGATGCCACGCGCGACGTGTGTCACGAAATTTGGAAGGCGCTTCGAGCCGCCGGGCGCATCGTCGAACGAGACGTCACGCAACTCTTCGACCCCGTCGCCGGCACCTTCTTGGCCGATCGGTTTGTCAAGGGAAACTGCCCCAAATGTGCTGCACCCGACCAGTACGGCGACAGTTGTGACAAGTGCGGGTCGACGTATGCGGCGACGGACCTCGTGGACCCCAAGAGCACATTGTCGGGGGCAAGGCCCGAAGTGCGCAGCGCCGCGCATCTTTTCGTTTCGATCGAGCCTGATCGACCGTTTTTGACCGAGTGGGTGCAATCGGAGGGGCGAGTGCCCAAGGAGGTGGCGAATTATCTTGCGGGCCATTTCCTTGCCGAGCCTCTTCGCGATTGGGACGTGTCTCGTCCGGCGCCTTATTTCGGTTTCGAGATTCCCGACGCGCCCGGGCATTACTGGTACGTTTGGTTCGACGCTCCCATTGGATACATTGGCACGACGCGCGAATGGTGCGCGGTGCATGGCGAGAGTTTCGACAAGTGGTGGCGCAGTGACGAGACGGAGATCGTGCACGTCATTGGCAAGGACATCATTTACTTCCATACGCTCTTTTGGCCCGCCATGCTCAAAAGCGCGGGGTATTCGCTGCCCACGAGGGTGCAAGTGCACGGGTTTCTCACGGTCAATGGCGAAAAAATGTCCAAGAGCAAAGGGACGTTCATCCTCGCACGTACGTACCTCGACCACCTGGATGCGTCGTACTTGCGGTATTATTATGCGAGCAAGCTCGGGTCGCGCGTGGAAGATTTCGACCTGAACCTCGAGGAATTCGTCCAAAAGGTCAATTCCGAGCTCGTCAATAAAATCGTGAATTTGGCGAGCCGTTCGTCGCGATTCGTTGCGAAAACGGGTTTGTCCGCGGAATATCCCGACGATGGAGGACTATTCGCGGCAGCGGCGAAGGCTGGAAACGAAATTGCCGAGGCGTACGCGTCGTTCGATTTTTCGCGGGCCATTCGGTTGATCGTTGGGCTCGCCGACCGCGCCAATGAATACGTCGATCGTGCGGCTCCTTGGGCGCTCGCGAAGCAGCCTGGCAAAGAAGCCGAAGTCCAAGCGGCGTGCACGGTGGCGCTCAATCTGTATCGACAAATCGTGCTTTACCTGCAGCCCGTCTTGCCGAACCTCGCGGCTGCATCCGGGGTCCTCTTGAATTGTCCCATGGACCGATGGGAGCTTGCGAAAGCGCCACTCGTGGGGACTCCGGTTGGGCGTTACGAACACTTGATGAAGCGGATGGAGATGGAAGCGGTGGAAAAGATGATTGAAGCTGGGCGGGCAGGGGCAGCGTCGGAATCGGAAGCGGCAACGACGGCGACGACTGACGGCGCTGCGCCGGCCGAAGATTCCGGGGATGCGCTCGCGAAGGAACCCATTGCGCCCGAGTGCACCATTGAAGATTTTACGAAAATCGACATGCGTGTGGCGCGTATCATTGCGGCGGAGGAAGTCCCCGGAGCAAAGAAGCTCTTGGGGCTGACGGTATCGCTGGGTGGGGGCGTGACGCGCAAAGTTTTTGCGGGGATCAAGGCGCATTACGATCCGAAGGCGCTGATTGGAAGGCTCGTCATCGTGTGCGCCAATCTGAAACCGCGACAAATGAAGTTCGGCACGAGCGAAGGGATGATCTTGGCGGCAGGCGACGGGGATTCGTCGTTCGTGCTGTCGCCCGACAGCGGCGCGAAACCGGGCATGCGCGTGCATTGA
- a CDS encoding DUF1624 domain-containing protein encodes MTTEQLRQSVATADTHGVTSASAARVDSVDALRGLVMILMAVDHVRDFIGQSVPFRGIDVVKTGAPLFLTRWMTHFCAPVFVLLAGTAAFFQSAKGKSPKELSRFLLTRGLWLVFLEITVVRFGWQFNISYAFTALQVIWAIGVSMIALAALVHLPVRVVGGIGLAMIATHNLLDGISPDQLGSWGALFTLLHVSKPLQIVPGHSVFVVYPLVPWIGVMAAGYALGALAHVDSELRRRRFLQLGAACTLGFFLVRALDVYGDPAPWVRYDNPIHSALSLLNCTKYPPSLAFLLMTLGPALLTLGLMEGRNHVGKRVFLVFGRAPLFYYILHLYFIHVLAGALFIGTYGIEKVMKSRGTFGMPAEMTFGLPVVFASTAVVVLLLYPLCRWFADLKRRRRDLWWLSYF; translated from the coding sequence ATGACGACCGAGCAGCTACGACAGAGCGTTGCGACAGCGGATACTCACGGCGTAACGTCGGCGAGCGCAGCGCGAGTGGATTCCGTGGATGCCCTGCGGGGCCTCGTCATGATCCTCATGGCCGTCGACCACGTGCGCGATTTCATTGGGCAGTCGGTGCCATTTCGCGGGATCGATGTCGTCAAGACGGGGGCGCCGCTCTTTTTGACTCGATGGATGACTCACTTCTGCGCTCCCGTTTTCGTATTGCTCGCCGGGACCGCCGCGTTTTTTCAATCTGCGAAAGGAAAATCCCCGAAAGAACTATCGCGATTTTTGCTCACGCGAGGCCTATGGCTCGTATTCCTCGAGATCACCGTGGTTCGATTCGGCTGGCAATTCAACATTTCGTATGCCTTCACCGCTCTCCAAGTGATCTGGGCCATTGGCGTGAGCATGATCGCGCTCGCGGCGCTCGTGCACCTGCCCGTGCGCGTCGTCGGTGGAATCGGTCTCGCCATGATCGCCACCCATAACCTGCTCGATGGTATTTCCCCGGATCAATTGGGATCGTGGGGCGCATTGTTTACCCTTTTGCACGTCTCGAAACCCCTGCAAATCGTCCCAGGCCATTCCGTCTTCGTGGTGTACCCGCTCGTGCCGTGGATTGGCGTGATGGCTGCCGGGTATGCGCTCGGCGCTCTCGCCCACGTCGATTCCGAATTGCGACGGCGCCGCTTTCTGCAGCTCGGCGCCGCATGCACGCTAGGGTTTTTCTTGGTACGCGCACTCGACGTCTACGGTGATCCTGCGCCCTGGGTTCGTTACGATAACCCCATCCACAGCGCCCTGTCGCTCCTCAATTGCACGAAATATCCGCCGTCCCTTGCGTTCTTGCTCATGACGCTCGGCCCCGCGCTGCTCACGCTGGGCCTCATGGAAGGACGCAACCATGTCGGCAAGCGTGTTTTTCTCGTCTTCGGACGTGCGCCGCTTTTTTATTACATCTTGCACTTGTACTTCATTCACGTGCTCGCAGGTGCATTGTTCATCGGCACGTACGGCATCGAAAAAGTCATGAAGAGCCGCGGCACGTTCGGCATGCCCGCTGAAATGACCTTTGGTTTGCCCGTCGTCTTCGCAAGCACTGCCGTGGTCGTGCTCTTGCTCTATCCCCTCTGCCGTTGGTTCGCCGATCTCAAACGACGCCGTCGCGATCTGTGGTGGCTGAGTTACTTTTGA
- a CDS encoding pyridoxamine 5'-phosphate oxidase family protein — MDTNWEEERIMATNGNGSSEIRKLRQLVRSIRVAMMTTCAEDGSLHSRPMATCEISRDGSLWFFTYANTGKVQEIGQNHKINVNYADPENDRYVAVAGTAEVIREREKMEEIWSPRLYEWFPQGIDTHDIVLLRVEVERLEYWDLNAGRFSNLFERLRGAVLHTPVFPTKHGYIEIGHAQSAPRPPA, encoded by the coding sequence ATGGACACCAACTGGGAGGAAGAACGGATCATGGCGACCAACGGCAATGGCTCATCGGAGATACGTAAGCTGAGGCAGCTCGTGCGGAGCATCCGCGTAGCCATGATGACGACCTGCGCTGAAGACGGCTCGCTTCACAGCCGTCCGATGGCGACGTGCGAGATATCCAGAGATGGATCGTTGTGGTTTTTCACCTATGCCAACACGGGCAAAGTGCAGGAGATTGGGCAAAACCATAAAATCAACGTGAATTACGCCGACCCCGAAAATGACCGGTATGTCGCGGTTGCGGGCACCGCTGAGGTGATCCGCGAGCGCGAAAAGATGGAAGAGATATGGTCGCCCAGGCTGTACGAATGGTTTCCACAGGGGATCGACACGCACGACATCGTGCTCTTGCGCGTCGAGGTGGAGCGGCTGGAGTATTGGGATCTGAATGCGGGGAGGTTCTCGAATTTGTTCGAGCGTCTTCGGGGAGCGGTGCTTCACACGCCGGTTTTTCCTACCAAACACGGCTACATCGAGATTGGTCACGCGCAATCTGCCCCGCGCCCGCCAGCATGA
- a CDS encoding DUF1801 domain-containing protein: MSTRTCPNGHAFTKTSNCPTCPQCDADEAQKSSWSTVLAAPARRALENAGITTLQQLAQRTQQEVMALHGMGPSSLPKLLAALKTKGLSFKESERKVPKTSAGKGNAAISDYLAALPKDQREALQKLSTQIVRAVPGIEEHFSYGMPAFKFLGHPMLYIGAAKNHCALYGSVPIDFKDALKDYTVSKGAIQFMPDKPLPAALVKAIVKAKCEEIEVRWGSKDQKLKK; encoded by the coding sequence ATGAGTACCCGCACCTGCCCCAACGGTCACGCTTTCACCAAGACGAGCAATTGCCCCACCTGTCCGCAATGCGACGCAGACGAGGCCCAGAAAAGCAGTTGGTCGACCGTGCTCGCCGCACCTGCACGGCGCGCCTTGGAGAATGCAGGCATTACCACGTTGCAGCAACTGGCGCAGCGCACGCAGCAGGAAGTGATGGCTTTGCACGGCATGGGGCCGTCCAGCTTGCCCAAGCTGCTCGCCGCATTGAAGACCAAGGGGCTGTCGTTCAAGGAGTCTGAGCGCAAGGTCCCGAAGACGTCAGCCGGGAAGGGGAACGCCGCCATTTCGGACTACCTGGCAGCCCTTCCAAAGGACCAGCGCGAGGCGCTGCAGAAGCTGAGCACGCAGATCGTGCGTGCTGTGCCAGGGATCGAGGAGCACTTCAGCTACGGCATGCCGGCCTTCAAGTTCCTGGGCCATCCCATGCTCTACATCGGTGCCGCAAAAAACCATTGCGCCCTTTATGGCTCGGTCCCCATTGACTTCAAAGATGCGCTGAAGGACTACACCGTCAGCAAGGGCGCCATCCAGTTCATGCCTGACAAACCGTTGCCTGCTGCGCTGGTGAAGGCCATCGTGAAAGCGAAGTGCGAGGAGATCGAAGTGCGGTGGGGGAGCAAGGATCAGAAGCTCAAAAAATGA
- a CDS encoding HEAT repeat domain-containing protein produces the protein MRSLHLRLQSDTQEQIAQAASELQGQEHPAVALGLAPLTISSHPSVARWAAKKINSVLDRLDEGGILWLASQGRHFDVPDSPWQQKWRDLQPRDVRALEAFADTSVGVLGLASMHSSGYVRQKSIERLAFYRGKLAFAFLLVRINDWVKPVRAAARLAILGRLLEAREGDLGRCQELLENILLTDRIEHWGRDDHRSIREAIDKTLMSAAFGAVMEQGLSFNRSVLRGRMYRFALERDANSPAPILMRAMTSRMNTHRLWAAREATKRLSGDELRRIVELMRRDSQAIIRYEAVFALAVKLPPVDPAILIESLVDPSHDVRFLACHYLAKHGFDARAHYLRALSSSGELELAAIVAGIGEKGKSGDEAGVLPLLSHHDPNVRAAAVYTVGKLGRRDDMNWLVAALRDPHKFVVRAAAKQLEERMHIVDASFMNGWYWAEPRLSLKRRAIRLGARMERWEALEFLLGAVHHPERILCRDVEFELVRWSQRFIDWYAAPKEARIDRLQNAVAAARGLVGDEVLDWVARKIVANRKR, from the coding sequence ATGCGGTCCCTGCATTTGCGCCTCCAAAGCGACACGCAAGAGCAAATTGCGCAAGCGGCATCCGAGCTTCAGGGCCAGGAGCATCCTGCGGTTGCGCTTGGGCTCGCGCCGCTGACGATTTCTTCGCATCCGTCCGTTGCCCGCTGGGCCGCGAAGAAAATCAACTCCGTGCTTGATCGATTGGACGAAGGCGGCATTTTGTGGCTTGCGAGTCAAGGCCGTCATTTCGATGTGCCGGACAGCCCTTGGCAGCAGAAATGGCGCGACTTGCAACCTCGTGACGTCCGTGCGCTGGAGGCGTTCGCGGACACATCGGTTGGCGTTTTGGGTTTGGCGAGCATGCATTCGAGCGGCTACGTTCGACAAAAGTCTATCGAGCGGCTTGCTTTTTACCGTGGAAAGTTGGCCTTTGCATTTTTGCTCGTGCGCATCAACGATTGGGTAAAACCCGTACGAGCGGCCGCGCGGCTGGCCATTTTGGGACGATTGCTCGAAGCGCGGGAAGGCGATCTCGGTCGGTGTCAAGAATTGCTGGAAAACATTCTTCTCACGGATCGTATCGAGCACTGGGGCCGGGACGATCATCGATCCATTCGCGAGGCTATCGACAAGACACTCATGAGCGCTGCATTCGGAGCGGTCATGGAGCAAGGTTTGTCATTCAATCGTAGTGTTCTGCGAGGGCGGATGTATCGGTTCGCCTTGGAGCGTGATGCCAATAGTCCCGCTCCGATTCTCATGCGGGCGATGACTTCGCGCATGAACACACATCGTCTTTGGGCGGCTCGAGAAGCAACGAAAAGGCTTTCGGGTGACGAATTACGGCGCATCGTGGAGCTCATGCGGCGGGATTCGCAGGCGATCATCCGATACGAAGCCGTGTTTGCCTTGGCGGTCAAATTGCCGCCCGTGGATCCAGCAATTCTCATCGAATCTTTGGTCGATCCCAGTCACGATGTGCGTTTTTTGGCGTGCCATTATTTGGCGAAGCACGGTTTCGATGCGCGAGCGCATTATCTTCGAGCATTGAGCTCATCTGGCGAGCTGGAACTTGCGGCCATCGTGGCCGGTATTGGTGAAAAAGGAAAAAGTGGGGATGAAGCGGGCGTATTGCCGCTCCTTTCGCATCATGATCCGAACGTGCGAGCTGCGGCGGTGTACACCGTGGGCAAGCTCGGGCGACGCGACGACATGAATTGGCTCGTCGCGGCGCTCCGTGATCCTCATAAATTCGTCGTGCGCGCTGCGGCGAAGCAATTGGAAGAGCGTATGCACATCGTCGATGCATCTTTTATGAACGGCTGGTATTGGGCCGAGCCGCGCTTGTCGCTGAAGAGGCGAGCCATTCGTTTGGGGGCGCGAATGGAGCGATGGGAAGCGCTCGAATTCTTGCTTGGAGCCGTGCACCATCCAGAGCGCATCCTTTGTCGCGACGTCGAGTTCGAACTCGTGCGATGGTCGCAAAGGTTCATCGATTGGTATGCTGCGCCAAAAGAAGCTCGCATTGATCGATTGCAAAACGCGGTCGCCGCCGCGCGAGGTCTCGTGGGGGACGAAGTTCTCGACTGGGTTGCTCGTAAGATTGTGGCAAATCGAAAGCGTTGA